GGTGTATCAGAAGTTGACAGTGGGATAAATTTTGCTATCTTTTCACAGCATGCAACTGCTGTCACGCTTTGCTTATCACTTCCAGAGAGGTAACATCGTATTTTCATTTTGTTCATTGCCTAATATCCAATTGTGTACACTCACGTATATATGAACATCTGTATTTATGGGTAAAAATCTTGCCATATACCAGGCCTGTTATGTTACAGATTGACGATCTAAAAATGTAAGTTTGGAAATCAATCTGGGGGTTGTTCTCTCTGGTTGTAGAGACAGGTTTCTTTAGTTTCCTTTGAGAATACATATGTTTGGttcattcttctctctctctcagttgcTGAAACTTCTGGTCTGGACTGGGGCCTTTGTGTATATCCACATTGTGTGTTTTGCATAAAAGAGCGGCAGAGATCATTCATCATTCCTTTTCCCATTCATCATTCCTTTTCCCATTGTCCATTGACTCCATTCACCATGCGATTTTGGTTTAGGTTTATGCATAATTTTGAAGTGGTCGGGGTTTGGTCTAGATATTTTCATTCTTGGGTGGAAGTGTACTTGAGTGTTGGGGCTAGCACAAGGGTAAttattgttttgtgctgttcgGGCTCAGCAGCAATGTGGGTGTTTTGTTGGAAAGAAATGATAGGCTATTTGATAAGGTGGTGGAAGTTTCCCTTTGTTTGAAACTGATTAGATCATTTTTTTGCGTCTAGGAAACTGAAAAAAGTAGATTTTTAACATCTTCTGAATGTAACTTTGATTAGAGGGACTTTGATCTGAATggaaattaatttcttttttaaggACAGACTGTAGTGTTGATGAAGATGGATCATAGAAGTCGTCTGCAGCCTTTTTGGAGATATTTATTCTTTCTCTTTTAGTAAAAGTTATGTTTCCTATAAAAATGTCTGTCTTTCTAAAAAGTTTCATTGATTTATGCCTGTTGGTTTAAAATTCAATTTATTAATTGCTGTTACTAGATGGACATCTTCTGTAGACCAACTTTtgataaatataatttttgtcAGGGAAAAGCTTGGAGGGCTGGATGGTGGAATGATGGAGCTGCCTTTGGATCCTAATGTTAACAAGACTGGTGACATTTGGCACATATGCATCAAGGTAATTTTTGATATAGGTTACTCAAAGCACCACCTATCTTTGAGCTGTCCTTGATTTAATGATGGCATTAGTTCTTTGCTTGAACACACACTACTCTCTTTCtttgtctctgtctctgtctctgtctctctcctatGAGAATATATCTCTTCGCGTAGTTTTCATGAACTATGACTCATGATAATGAAATCATTTCTTCCCAGGATTTGCCCCGGAGCAATGTTCTTTATGGTTATCGTATGGATGGGCCACGAGGTTGGCATCAGGGACATCGATTTGATAGCAGCATTGTGCTTGTAGATCCTTATGCAAAGCTAGTTGAAGGCCGTCGGATGTTTGGAGACACCACGAAAAAGTTATCTAAATTTCTTGGAACTTATGATTTTGATAGCTTGCCTTTTGACTGGGGAGAAAACTACAAGCTCCCAAATATACCTGAGGTAAATAAGTTATGCAGAGAACATGATAAATTGTTGTCTTGATAGATTTGTTCAATCAGATGCAAGTTTGATagttcctctctctttctcccctcAACATCACAACTTATGGTTTATGAGCAAATCATAACTGAatacatttttattaatatcTGTATTATTTATATGCTCATAGTTGATAtgatttaattttcaaattttgaattattttctttttttacgcAACTAATCATTTGATGCTCCATCTTGTTTCTGAGTTAAATGTAGACTTCAATACATTGCATCACATCTTAACCTGTATGTATTCTGCCGTTTTTTCAGAAGGATCTTGTTATATATGAAATGAATGTTCGTGCATATACAGCTGATGAATCCAGTGGTTTGGATCCAGATATTCGTGGTAACTACCTTGGTATGATCGAGAAGGTATTAATTGATTATAACATGACGAATGACAATCCATCCATATAATAGCATCTCTTTATACAAAGTACAATATCTGAATCAATTATCTGAATGCACCCTGTATCCTTCCTTACCTTGATTCAATAacattttgctttgttttttgaaatttcGATTATTTCCTTTTATTCCAAGCCATGCTTCCATAGATAACGTTGACCAGAAAACTATAACTAAGTTATGGTAAGGAGATACCTATGGAGACATGTATAATGATATCTtaaatctttttgtttttttttttctgttttcttttgaaAAGACAGTATCTCAGGTTTTTATCTGCTGCCTCACTTTTAATAAAATaactttgatttttttgtttgagcTCTATATTTGTTTGAAGTGATGCCCAATTGACCATAAGTATGTCTAATAAAAGTTAAATTTTTTGCCAAGTTGTTCTTGCTGGGCACGATTTCCAGGAGACAAGACTAGTGAACCTTTATGCCCTCAGAAGAAATTGTCTAAGGGGCCCTTAGTTCTAATTTGCTTAAAGAATTGATTTGCAATGTGAATACATCTAGTGCTTTCTTACATGCAATAAAGCGTGGCAAGTTAAAGACAGATCATGAATAATGACAACATATACTGCCTTACGTGCTTAGACTTATCCTTTTATCATTCATTAAGTAGAATGATCGCTCTTTAATTGTTTTCAGGAAGATGATATGGATAGTTCATATTTCAATTTCAACTGTTGATGAACTTCTCTGATATTTCCTCTCCATTTTATCTTTAGATTCCACACCTTCGAGAGCTTGGTATCAATGCAGTGGAATTGCTGCCTGTCTTTGAATTTGATGAGTTTGAGTTTCAGAGGCGACCAAATCCTAGAGATCACATGGTATTTAAATCAACTTCTCTTCATTTGTTTACTGAAGTTTATAATATATACATTGCTGTAGCTTTCCTTTTAACTTCTCTTCATAGTCGGAGATGAAAATCTGGATGTTATCACTGTCACGAATAGATGCTAGTGACTGATAAGTAGGATACCCTGGGTGGTTCTGAAATTAAAACTTGATATCCAAGATGTTTCAACAAGATgatattttgattattttttgtgatttacATGATGAACTCCAatcagccgaccccacttagtgggataaggtttGGTTGTTGTTTGTACATAAGGAACTCCAATGAATTGAACATTGAATAATTgttgtgtatttttctttttctgaatttTAAAGCCTGTAAGCATTAACCGTCAGCCTGGCAAGCAATCTAATTTGTTTACCAATGTGTGTATATGGCTTCTTTTGCTTTGAAGATAAATACCTGGGGCTACTCGACAATAAATTTCTTTGCTCCTATGAGCCGCTATGCAAGTGCTGGTGGAGGACCCGTTAAAGCTTGTCAGGAATTTAAACAAATGGTTAAAGCCTTGCATGGTGCTGGGATAGAGGTAAATTATGTCTTTTCTGCAATTTTCCTGTTATTGCAGTAGTGAAACTTTATCCTTTTGGACAGGTCATTTTGGATGTTGTCTACAATCATACTAATGAAGCTGACGATGCAAACCCCTATACAACTTCATTTCGTGGCATAGATAATAAGGTGATGTCACACTTCTGTTACACTATTTAAGTTACATTATTTCATGAACTGACCATATGTTTTAATCCCCAAACCatatgttttaaattttaatcccCAAACGGTTGGAATTATGGCTGAGATAAACTATATTTTACTGCCATCAAATAGAGAAAAAATTTCCTTGCACCTCCTAGGTCTAAAAGACTGGAATTTAGTCAACTATATAAGAGCGAACTGATTATTTTTAGTCTTTATAAATATCGTGCATCTAATCTAAGCTAGAATTTTGCTAATAAGGATAGGCTACAACTGTTTAGGGTTCTGAATTTTGGAGTGTACCTACATTTTCTAATTCGGAGTTTACCTACATGGTTCCCAgatcctgcgtaaagcgggagccttgtgcactgggtacgaccttttttattcATTATATCAGATATTCTTTATAAATGATGCGTCCTACGCCTACAGGTTTACTACATGCTGGACATGAACAACAATGGCCAATTACTGAACTACTCTGGCTGCGGTAATTCAAATGTCTTTTCTAACTGTCTTCTTACCTGTAAATTGTCTCTTGCTGCTGCTATAGAGATATATATTAAATGAACTTTCTACTCTCTTTTATTAATTATCTGTCTCATCTGCAATTGATGGATATTCTGACGGTGCCTTTTTATCAAGTTAAGGTGTATGGAATGTTTTATACTATGGATGTgatatattatatacatatgGGATGGTTATGTCAACGAAGGGCAAGTATATGTATTTCACTAAACCGAAGCAAACTTTGAAAGTGACGAAATTTATGGACTGTACTGCTGGATTTTGCATGCAAAACAGGATTTGACTTTGTGCTTGAATAAAGGTTAAAACTATTATTGTTAACATGTGAGGTTCTAAGATTTTGTTTTCTGTTGGTTTTCAGGGAACACATTAAACTGTAACCATCCTGTTGTCATGGAGCTCATTCTTGACAGCTTAAGACATTGGTAAGGTCACAATTCATAGAGTACtaatttatcttcttttgttttttaagaaCAAAGGATTGCAACGTATATGTTTTTTAACCTATTGTGTGGCCACCTTCAATCTGTTGTCATTTCTATTCATCTGGTTAAAAATGTCCTAATTGTATTTGTGATGTCTTTTATCATGTAACACTTATAAACTTATCCAAATGTCATATATGACATAAAAGTCTATGGCTTTAGCCCCTTCCTACTCCCTAATACCTTCTTTTTCCTTAGTACTTTCATGGAATTATACCTTCTCCCATGATTCAGGCAAAGAATTAATATTTAGCCGAAAATGACCGAcccataatttaatttaatattgttgAACTTAAGTCAGCCAAtccaaaaccaattggcaataagCCCAAGAGTTTGTATATTGTGGTGCAAGACTTAGAATTCCCAATTTGGGATTTTATATTCTCATTAAGCCCCGGTCCGTGTGGCTAGACTCAACCAAACAAGTAGATGTAAAAAATTGGGTGATGTTGAGCATGTGTGACCATATTGGGCCGGACAATAAAAATTGCCTGTTCTGTTGTCATGTTAGTATTAGAGCATGCAGCCCTAACTTAGAATTTCCAATATAAGAGTTTAAAATTGTCTACATAATTGACTAATATAATATCCATTGTCTCATAAATGGTCTTTATTCATTGATTTATATACTGAATAGGTAGTTCATATCAAGCTTCATACTTTAtcgttttttaaatttttcaggGTTGTTGAATATCATGTAGATGGGTTTAGATTTGACCTTGCCAGTGTTCTTTGTCGGGGAACAGATGGAACTCCTCTTGATGCACCACCAATTATTAGGGTAAGTTATCTGCAAATACACCCATATGGAAGTTCTCTTCATATATCTAGTTTTAAATCAATATCTTTGTTATTATGAATTCCTAAAAATATGTGTTGTTACTTTTATAGTTACAAGTTTGTGGCCATTGCTATGGGCATAATTATATGTGCTTTTCTATGTAGATTTGCCTTCTAGTTATTGAGTGGAGTTCTAGAAACTTAGTTGTGTGAGGATTGACTTAGCCTTGTTTGTTGGACCAGGCTATTGCAAAAGATGCTATCCTATCAAGATGTAAAATCATTTCCGAACCTTGGGATTGTGGAGGCCTTTATCTTGTTGGAAGATTTCCAAATTGGGACAGGTAATTCATGTTACAAATGTACACCTCATCATAGTTATGTTGGAGACACTGTTAACCTGAGATATCTACAAATAAAAGTACTTTATTctcaaagaaaaaagaggagACTATGTTACACCCTctaattttatttctgtttcttTGTGAATAAAGCTGACTTGCCAGGAAAATGTAACAATTCATTGTCTCCATCAATAGCTGAGTCTTTTGCTTCTggattatgttttttttccttgtcgTGCTTCACATTGTATTTAAGGACCACTTCTTGGTCTGTATTGTTACGAGTTGTGCATGGGGTGTTTCTATTGTTTGGTTAAGGATGCAAATATTGATGTTGGTGGAAATATCAGAAATATGCGTAAAagttaaacttaaaaacatgATAATTTTGAATTGAAGTTTAGGAAATAACCAATTACTGATGCATCAATTAAACATGTGGTTCTACTGGCTGGTTGATAGGAAATTACAGATTCATTGTAATGCTTGCAGAGGAGTACGTGTCTGAAACCTGTACTTTTAGTAACAGACATCAAAGAGCTTAAGACTTTTAGAAAAACTGGATACGATTACTACCAGATTGGTTGTTTAACTTGcttatttgtttcttttatcGACCAACTCCTAGACTATCACAAAGTTTCCTCTCTGGATAAACAAGCCCTTGTACATAGACTTGCATCAAAAGGTTTAATCTTGGACTTTCAAGGCGTTGTTCTTTGTTAGCCAAGTTGGATCTACTATCTACTGTATCCAAGAGATGTCGAACATTATCATATCCGTGAGTATGTCAGGGATCGGCTGTATGCATTTTAGATTATTATTAACAAGTGTGGTATTGCAGCCACAAGAAAGAAACAATGAAAAGTAAACAGATGATTTTAAATGTGGCTTTCTAGTTGGAACTTTGacaaggaagagaagaagaaaaaaaattatttttggcaAAAGGGCACTTGGCTTCtcctttactttttttttttttttttgtatttcaaTATTGGTAGAGAACTCCACCTGTGTAAgcttatcttacattgccggtcccaagcccggataaaggaggagggggagggcgtcaggtagtagACAACCGGCACTCCtaggttacgtcgaatccttatgaaaatgaatccagaacgaaattgAGCTAAAGCTAGGgtgtcacccgtaagtggcgcgttgtgtggcccgagcacagtgataaatgAGTAAGGGTCGCTGTTttccccacttagtgggaaaaggctttgttgttgttgttatattTCAATATTGGTAGAGACGTATTGTTCTTCCCCTCACAATATAAGAACTCAGAGGTTGGCTTCTTCTTGGGAAGTCCTAATTTGTTTCTTTCACATGGTGGgcactctttttctcttttggcccTCACAGTTTTTCAGAGGTTATGCTCTCATTAGAGTGAGTCCCAACTTGGTTACATTTTCGTTGCACTCCCTTTTGGTGTTTGATGTTTTCTTTAACACTTTTCCACCAATACACGTTACACACACTTTTTCGTAGCTAAAGCAAGCATCCACTAGGAGTCTAGGACGAAGGACTTTGCAACCATCCGATACATCTCATTATGTAGGGATTAATTTGTTGGAGCTCTCATTTATCCTATTCCTAGTTACAATAACATAATCAATACAAGAGATTAATTTTAACATTCCGGACCTATGAACCAATATCAGTGCTTTGCAGACAAAGTTTCTTTGCGGGGATATACTAAAAATAGATGATTGAAAATTATAGCTTTATCAATGAGAGTCACAAAGTATGTTAATTTGTGAGATTCTGATGTTACCTCTGCCCTTTTGAAGCGCACTCGGCCTTATACCTTTTCCTTTGAAGAAGTTATAGCTTCTTTTTTCCCATCATCAATGTTATAAATCCTGGTAAATGGCAAGCCTGTTCCATGAAGTATCTAGTAGTATAAGGCACCTGATATTATCAACTTTAGTTATGCACCAATTTGTTTGTAAAGATCTTTCTATGCCTGCGAAAGTTTGGATGGCTCTCCTCTGTTACTTATGAGATCCCTTTAATGCAGGTGGGCTGAATGGAATGGGAAATATCGTGATGATCTAAGGAGATTTATAAAGGTATTCCCATGAAACAACACTTGCCTTAGATGGTCTATAGCTTATCCGCGTTGTTAACTTTAGTGCAAAGTACAAGAACTGATATAAGAGCAAATACTGAAGTATGTGTATGGATTATAAATCAAAGGGATTTCCTCTCAATTGAATCCAAAAGAGGCTGAATTTGATAAGGAATGGTTTGCATAAGATTGAACGGGTTCATCTATTTATATTGGTGGATGCTTTCTGAAGCTTTTCCATAAACTGATGCAATGGAATAAATTTTTAGTATACAATGCTGTTAGTCATTATTTCTTTTGACTTCCATGATCCCTTTTCTTTAGCGTTGCATTTATgtttctctccctctttttctTGGCATGATTTTAACTTTTTATCGTTGTTATTATTTGTAGCATCTTAGCACcactttcttgtattttattgtgGTGTTTAGGGAAGCTAAAGAAACATTTGGATTGTAAATTACATAGAACCACACACACATACGCAAAACATGTacctatttatttatatttttagattttttttcattGAATTTCCTTTATACAGGGCGACTCTGGTATGAAGGGAAGTTTTGCAACTCGTGTTTCTGGGTCTGCTGACCTTTACAAAGTAAGTATTTTCATCAATACTATTGCATTAACTACTGTTTGCCGTTTACTatcatttccttttctttgtaacCATCAATTCGGTATTCTTGATGTTTGCCATGCAAACTTGTTAAGCTTTCTATTCTGTGTTTTGAATTTCAACTGGGATGATTTGCCCCCAGCTTAAAATTCAATGAAATTGAACATGGAGATGGGTTCATTATTGGGATCAAAAACTTATCCCCCAAGATTTATCGTCTCTGGTGATACCCCATTACAATCAAAAGAATGGAATGCCTTATATTTCATATTGAGGCAGCCACACATCTTTCTGTTCTGAAAATGATCTTTTTCTCCACAAACTATCTTGATTGCATCTGGTCTCATCACCCTCCTTACTGAAACTTTTTATTGTGATGCAACCAAAGTACCCTCATGCTCATGCTTAAAATGattgaatgtgttttttttcctttctcgtTTCTACAATACCCCAAAActcttttttaagtttatggTTTTATTCTATCATCTGGAATAATAGAAAGATGTAGAGTATCTGATTTCACAACCTTAAACTAcaattattatttcttttgttttaggaTAAgggtttgttgttgttgttgttgttgttgtatggtcAACTTAGCAACATCTTAATCTGGATTTGTATTATTTTACTCGCTCTTGTTCAAAATCTGTGAATTTGTTTGGATTTAATGCAAGGTCTCGTTACATTTTCTCACTATTTTCACTTATTGCACAGGTGAATAAGCGCAAACCCTATCACAGTGTTAATTTTATTATTGCGCATGATGGGTTCACTCTATATGATCTTGTTTCATACAATTTCAAGGTACTTCAACAGTTAATacatcattttgtttttatttttttttgtttttggttcatTTAAGGCTACATCATCCACTATGTCCCTTCATTGTTGATTTTGTAGCACAACGAGGCTAATGGAGAAGGAGGAAATGATGGAAGTAATGATAATTTGAGCTGGAATTGTGGTCATGAAGGTAGGGCTAACTTCGGTGCTTTCTCCTTgatatattttgttattattccAGCTTTAGTGTATTGGCAGGACAGAACATTTGTAGTCAAGGCCACAGGGTATCAAAATGGATCcatcattttcaatttcaagctAGCATTGTATTAGTCAGTGTATTGGGAAGGCCTGGGAGGGGGTGGTTATTAGTACCAATACTACAGCTGAAAAATAAAAGTTCATGTCCTATCTCTTTTGTCTTTGGTCTATCAAGGCATTCGATTTGGTGTTTAGTGAACTTTCCATTTCCATGTTATGTAAAACCACAAAGTAAATAAGTATGGTGTAGGTGCAATTTCGAGTATTGCACATATATTCTGTAAGAGGAGATGAACTTACTCGTGCAAATGGGACATGGCAGTCCTCTAGTACTATCATTGTAATTACAATGACGAAAACTTAAACTACCATGGCATTTAGGAAGTTAGTGTAGATgacaaattatatttaattgTAATTACAATTGTCGTGTATAAATGGGTACTGcttaattgaaaaattatattataatttGTCCTTGCGGCTTTAGTTTGTGTATACCTTTGTTTGTGTTTCTTGCATGTgttgaaatttcaatttttccaTTTATTGGACAGGAGAAACTGATGATTCTACTATTAAAGCTATACGCTCCCGCCAAATGAAAAATTTTCATTTGGCATTAATGATATCCCAGGTAAGTTTATTCAAAATCTAACTTCACGTGTCATTTATGCACGCACTATTTTGTCCATTTGAACTATTTTAGACTTGTAAAGTTCAGATACATGGTCTCAAAATTCAGATTTTACTTTATATTTTCCGAATCtggaagctttgaaaattattATGCCCCTTGTAACGGGGTCCTACCTGGGGCCTTTTTTCTGCCTGTTGATTGGCAGTAAATAGACTTAAACCTCTGGTATGATCATGTACTCTTGCTAGACAATTCGTTTTCGGGTCTAGCAGCATTtatatctttaaaatacttaatttGCAATATTGTCACTTGAGCGCATTTAGTGCTGATGTAAGCTTCTGAATGCACTTGACCAGGGAACCCCAATGATGCTGATGGGGGATGAATATGGGCATACTCGACATGGAAATAACAACAGTTATGGACATGATACTGCTCTTAACCATTTCCAGTGGGGACAGgtaaattgttttgttttgtttttttttttttttggaaactagtaAATTGTTTTGTTTGGCTTTTGTTCAACTTTAATCTATGACTGGCACGAAATAATCTTTTTGGCATGGCAGTTGGAGGCACGGAACAACAATCACTTCAGGTTTTTCAAGGAGGCAATAAAGTTTAGACAAGCACATCGTGTATTTGGTCGTGAAACTTTTCTTGAGAAGGtactctccttttctttttgttttatttcttatgCATTCATGCTTTAATTTTAACTTAAAAGATTACTTCCTTGAAGACTCATTGAACAATTATTTGTGTAGCATGATGTGACATGGCATGAAGACAACTGGGACAACTATGAGAGCAAATTCCTTGCATTTACGTAAGGACTTATGCCTATCTTCTTTGTAAAGTACAGATAGATGGTACCGtaagtttgatttttctttcaagATATTTCATGAGGGGAGTGGCATGGTATTTTCATTGTGCGATTTGGCCTTGGAATCACGATCTTGCTTATTGAGTTAGAAAACAAAGTGGATGAGTAATTTTCTTAAGTGatcgtgtcttgcttcaaggTGTCCTTACGTTTGATGGCTGTTGGTCCTTAATGCGGTTTTGTACTTTTGAGCATGTGCTGTTAAGTTAGATACTTACCACCTAGAAAAGCATCTGATTTTCCCTTATTTTTTCCTCTCTGCTAACAGCACGATCTTCGACTTGTTTCTATGGCTTGATGTATAGCATTTTCcgttttctgttttttcttgttcaatttttatttctctttataGAAACTTTAACCTTCAAGGTCAAAGTTCAAGACTGTTAAATGCATCAGAAACATATATACTGAAACTTTTGTTTTGCAGGTTTCATGAGAGTAGTGAAGGCGACATCTATTTGGCATTCAATGCTCATGACTGTTTTATTACAGTTCCAATACCGGCACCACCAGTAAAGAGGAGATGGTTTCGTGTGGTTGGTTTTATTCCCACTTCTGCATAATCCTTTGTTTTCTAGACGGTGTTCATAAAAAAACCCTGCATTTTTACTATATATAGACCTTAGATAATCTTAGTCATAGATTGCCACTTCAATTAGTTTTTGCTTTTGATTATCATCCCTCATGTACCATTATCATCCATTTCTAAACTCAACTGAATAGAAGTCCTGTGGATTGCAGGTTGACACGAATCTGGAGTCTCCCAATGACATTGTGCCTGATGGCGTCCCGGGCATTGAAGGCACTTATAACATGGCCCCCTTCTCCtcagttcttcttcaagcaaaGTGATAGAGATAACATCAGAAGCTGCCTGCGGGTGAGTTTTCCAAATAAGCTGGATTATCTGGAAGCTGGGTGAAGCATTCGGGTTCTTGCGATTTAGAACAATATTTTCTATTTTCATATTTAAAGTCCTTGAGCCCTAGAGATGCATGTTCATATGACGGGGGCCAATAAAGTCAGTACAGAGTAGTTCAGATCACCAATAAGTGGTACAACCAGCCTCAACCATGTATTTGCTGGGAGCTATGAGGGCATGTAATTACTAGAAATAAACGAGGTTTATAGTGAACTTACATATGGAGAAATGAAACACTTGTAACTTAATCGATATCCAAAACTTTTCGTATTGAATTCGTGTATGTTATCAAAGTATTTGAATTGAAAGATCGATTTATTGTTCGACCTTTTTGTTAAGTTGTACGGTCATCCAATGATACAATTCAGGTTCTATTACTACTGTTATTTCATCTTATGAACGACAATGACTGAGGAAAAAGGAGAAAATCAAGCTGCTTTGTACACAAGCTGTCCCATGGAATCTGGGTTTCCGTTCTCGTCGGAAGACATCTGACGCGGCAGCTCAACAAAGATAGTCTCTTGAGGAGATATGCAAGCATAACTTTACACTATTGACATGTtctttggtgaagttgaaatgGTAAATGTAGACGTAACAGTCACCGTACGCATTTCGTGAACATGCTGCATGTGTCTTGCCACATGATTGGAATAAATGCATGGTAAGTAGCGGACATTTAGACAATCCATCTTCATCAAGAACAGTGAAGAGATTGTTGGTATAAACATTTATGAGATATAAAAGTGGACATGTTTTGGGAATTTCCAACTCTCTGCAGTCTACATCCACTTTTGCAATTATACAAGCGACCAACGAATTTCCAACCGTGTGTGTTCGGCATTACCAACTGTTTGCGAGACAAACTTTTATGGAACAGACTTATCGTCATAGTGGCTTTTTGAATCATTCGCTAATACAAAGTTATGTTGGACTTTTTAACGGTTTGGGATGCTGTAGTGGCGGTCAGCACGTTCTACCCAAATCCTTAATGTTTGCAATCTACATCTAGATGGAGTCGTTCCTCTCTAACCATAAATTTATGACTGAATAACATATATAGTAACTaattaaagtttttattttatgtacATGTCAGACTGTGATTTGTTTGTAAGGAAAAATGACTCCTTCTGAAGTACTATTGGAATCAAATCTATGTACCATCGTGAATGAAGGAATTGTCCGTGAATGCCCACCTACAGACAAGAACAAACGATTGTAGTTAACCTAAGGTACCAGTGTCGTACCGACCACAGGGTCTCCTATGGCCaagttaatataaaatattcaaACTCAAATAGTGGCTAGAGAGCAAAGTATGCGATGAAAATATTATTGACGAGTCCTAAGTTGGGTATTTATACTAGTTGGGAGAGAGTGCTTTTAGGATATAAAATCCGCATTCAACCAAGAGAATCCTATAGGATATCTAGCATAAGATCTTACTTCCTTTTAAGAATGTGATTTTGCGGCGCACATTAATCCCTAAATTGTAGGAATCTCCAAGAATATAGGAAACCAATCTAATCCCCGAACGAATTAGGTTTCCGTGTCTTGCTACCAATGTATTAAAAGGCGAAGGCGTAGGCGAGGCATCCCATGGATAGCCCCACCTCGCCTCATGGTatctaaaatttatatatatatatatatatatatatatatatatatgtatataatt
Above is a window of Malus sylvestris chromosome 15, drMalSylv7.2, whole genome shotgun sequence DNA encoding:
- the LOC126603571 gene encoding isoamylase 3, chloroplastic-like, which encodes MKVHPASMPLSLSFLTTSLSSLSLFFHFPTSLPRDVASAGSIETSLKWCPPFGPSFLRFIIFLGKFDPLLALNILSQNFYRTLCNPTKRSRMLRTPHLYDSNVAKFPLFASPHSSHPVASCTLASPVLEMGLKWNKQASGSNQQGIVRKTRDGAKHSTANAYGQRAQERVLEEEAPRLSESSSSWKTFPGQAFPLGVSEVDSGINFAIFSQHATAVTLCLSLPEREKLGGLDGGMMELPLDPNVNKTGDIWHICIKDLPRSNVLYGYRMDGPRGWHQGHRFDSSIVLVDPYAKLVEGRRMFGDTTKKLSKFLGTYDFDSLPFDWGENYKLPNIPEKDLVIYEMNVRAYTADESSGLDPDIRGNYLGMIEKIPHLRELGINAVELLPVFEFDEFEFQRRPNPRDHMINTWGYSTINFFAPMSRYASAGGGPVKACQEFKQMVKALHGAGIEVILDVVYNHTNEADDANPYTTSFRGIDNKVYYMLDMNNNGQLLNYSGCGNTLNCNHPVVMELILDSLRHWVVEYHVDGFRFDLASVLCRGTDGTPLDAPPIIRAIAKDAILSRCKIISEPWDCGGLYLVGRFPNWDRWAEWNGKYRDDLRRFIKGDSGMKGSFATRVSGSADLYKVNKRKPYHSVNFIIAHDGFTLYDLVSYNFKHNEANGEGGNDGSNDNLSWNCGHEGETDDSTIKAIRSRQMKNFHLALMISQGTPMMLMGDEYGHTRHGNNNSYGHDTALNHFQWGQLEARNNNHFRFFKEAIKFRQAHRVFGRETFLEKHDVTWHEDNWDNYESKFLAFTFHESSEGDIYLAFNAHDCFITVPIPAPPVKRRWFRVVDTNLESPNDIVPDGVPGIEGTYNMAPFSSVLLQAK